The following coding sequences are from one Coffea arabica cultivar ET-39 chromosome 11e, Coffea Arabica ET-39 HiFi, whole genome shotgun sequence window:
- the LOC113717573 gene encoding uncharacterized protein, giving the protein MLKCLFNILKSNRPKHLTMLGSEFHAFLVNFPKQVQKYLKLNSKTSKEDDRTTSSASTDSNDKDSSIAAKVNLEKQLQAWKENPIWVNSTPEIKVSVPKGSLCNLNVKVNIGLPPDAVYDIIIDPDNRRVFKNIKEVISRRVLVDEGLRQVVELEQAALWRFLWWSGTISVHVLVDQNREDHSMKFKQIKTGFMKRFEGHWKVEPILVDEQLCHSVRPKTLEEYGSCTKGKGRIASEVSLDQLIQPAIVPPPPFSWYLRGITAKTTEMIINDLVAEAARIKGFCTTEFSQVPLGSSEGSFDEGMPSSDIKERWALRRRNAKHSRRRLSDGS; this is encoded by the exons ATGCTGAAATGCCTCTTTAATATCTTGAAGTCTAATAGACCAAAACATCTGACTATGCTTGGTTCAGAATTTCATGCCTTTCTAGTGAACTTCCCTAAGCAAGTGCAAAAGTATCTGAAG TTAAATTCTAAGACATCAAAGGAAGATGACAGAACCACAAGCTCAGCCAGCACTGATAGCAATGACAAAGATTCATCAATTGCCGCAAAAGTCAATTTGGAGAAGCAGTTGCAAGCTTGGAAAGAGAATCCAATTTGGGTTAATTCTACCCCAGAAATAAAG GTTAGTGTTCCTAAAGGTTCTCTTTGCAATTTGAATGTGAAAGTAAATATTGGGCTGCCTCCAGATGCTGTATATGACATTATCATTGATCCGGATAACAGAAGGGTCTTCAAGAACATTAAG GAAGTCATATCAAGGAGGGTATTAGTTGATGAAGGTCTAAGGCAGGTGGTTGAATTGGAGCAAGCTGCGCTGTGGAGGTTTCTCTGGTGGTCGGGAACCATTTCTGTTCATGTATTAGTGGATCAGAACAGAGAAGATCACTCG ATGAAGTTCAAGCAAATCAAAACAGGGTTCATGAAAAGATTCGAAGGTCACTGGAAAGTGGAACCTATACTGGTGGACGAACAATTATGCCATTCCGTCAGACCTAAAACTCTGGAGGAATATGGTTCATGCACTAAAGGCAAAGGAAGGATTGCATCAGAAGTGAGCTTGGATCAGCTTATACAACCAGCTATTGTCCCTCCTCCCcctttttcttggtatcttagAGGAATCACGGCAAAGACCACGGAGATGATCATAAATGATTTGGTTGCTGAAGCTGCCAGGATTAAAGGATTCTGCACAACTGAATTTTCTCAAGTTCCACTTGGGTCATCTGAGGGAAGTTTTGATGAAGGCATGCCATCATCTGACATTAAAGAAAGATGGGCTTTAAGAAGGAGAAATGCAAAGCATTCTCGTAGAAGGCTTTCAGATGGGAGTTGA
- the LOC113717742 gene encoding glucan endo-1,3-beta-glucosidase: MVMARTKIHVILVFVSSLLILLPDSPVGAPVGVCYGRVAINLPPPSDVVDLLRSNGISRVRLFNADAEALKPFSGTEIQLMIGVPNEVLPTLANGMVSTSLDWLQSNIFAYVSPSQVRYLAAGNEVLLKDPFYSPFLVPAIRKLHQALQALGLADTIKLSSAHAATVLSNSYPPSAGAFDPNLLSVLTPLLQFLRDTGSPLMVNVYPFFSYINNMQSVSLDYALFRSSAVHADQKLAYDNMFDATIDAFAYAMEREGFQGIPIVVTETGWPTAGGAAANIENALAYNGNVARRGLNNIGTPKRPGVGVEVFLFDLFDEDQKGGEEFERHFGIFRVNGVKAYDLSFN; encoded by the exons ATGGTCATGGCAAGAACGAAAATTCATGTCATTCTGGTGTTTGTTAGTTCTCTACTCATTTTGCTTCCAGATTCACCAG TTGGGGCACCGGTGGGGGTTTGCTATGGTCGCGTCGCGATCAATCTCCCACCTCCCTCGGATGTTGTAGATCTCCTCAGATCCAATGGCATTTCAAGAGTTCGTTTATTCAATGCTGATGCAGAAGCACTGAAGCCATTCTCAGGGACAGAAATTCAGCTCATGATTGGTGTCCCGAACGAAGTCCTGCCCACACTCGCTAATGGGATGGTTTCCACCTCATTGGATTGgctccaatcaaacattttTGCATATGTTTCTCCAAGCCAGGTTCGATACCTAGCCGCAGGCAATGAAGTACTCCTAAAAGATCCATTTTACTCACCGTTTCTTGTTCCTGCAATCCGTAAGCTACACCAAGCTCTTCAAGCATTAGGCCTCGCGGATACAATCAAACTCTCTTCAGCTCATGCTGCAACAGTACTATCCAACTCCTATCCACCATCAGCCGGAGCTTTTGATCCGAACCTCCTCTCAGTCCTAACCCCACTCTTGCAATTTCTGCGCGACACAGGATCGCCCCTGATGGTCAATGTGTATCCGTTTTTCAGCTACATAAACAATATGCAGTCCGTTTCATTAGACTACGCTCTCTTCAGGTCCTCTGCCGTTCATGCGGATCAGAAGTTGGCATATGACAATATGTTTGATGCAACGATCGATGCTTTCGCGTATGCCATGGAGAGGGAAGGATTTCAAGGCATCCCAATAGTGGTGACAGAGACAGGGTGGCCAACAGCAGGTGGAGCTGCTGCGAATATCGAGAATGCATTGGCCTATAATGGCAATGTTGCGAGAAGGGGTTTGAACAATATTGGGACGCCTAAAAGGCCGGGAGTCGGTGTTGAGGTTTTCCTGTTCGACCTGTTTGATGAGGATCAGAAGGGAGGGGAGGAGTTTGAAAGGCATTTTGGGATCTTTCGAGTAAATGGTGTCAAGGCCTACGACCTTTCATTTAATTAG
- the LOC113719616 gene encoding 2-methylene-furan-3-one reductase-like, whose amino-acid sequence METLLSSTTLQLKPTPLHLQPFNSLFPKETLLSSSVFELKYSRKSKLGVHKGTLSQGPAFKVFASSQAAPASAEVSTSSSIPPSMKAWVYSEYGGVEVLKFDDNVAVPEIKDDQVLIKVAAAALNPIDFKRRLGKFKATDSPLPTVPGYDVAGVVVKVGSQVKGLKGGDEVYGDINEKPLEGPKQFGSLAEYTAVEEKLLALKPKGIDFVQAAALPLAIETAYEGLERAGFSAGKSILVLGGAGGVGSFVIQLAKHVFGASKVAATSSTGKLELLRSLGADLAIDYTKENFEDLPEKFDVVYDAVGQGEKAAKAVKEGGNVVFLTGAVVPPGFRFVVTSNGGTLTKLNAFLESGQVKPVVDPKGPFAFSKVVEAFSYLETNRATGKVVIHPIP is encoded by the exons ATGGAAACTCTCCTCTCCTCCACAACTCTTCAACTCAAACCCACACCTCTTCATCTTCAACCTTTCAATTCTTTGTTTCCCAaagaaacccttttgagttCTTCTGTATTCGAACTaaaatatagcagaaaatcaAAACTTGGTGTTCATAAAGGCACATTGTCTCAAGGGCCAGCTTTTAAAGTCTTTGCTAGTTCCCAGGCTGCACCTGCATCAGCTGAAGTTTCAACAAGCTCTTCAATACCCCCTTCAATGAAGGCTTGGGTTTATAGTGAATATGGAGGAGTTGAAGTTTTGAAGTTTGATGACAATGTTGCAGTGCCTGAAATTAAGGATGATCAAGTCCTGATTAAGGTCGCTGCAGCTGCTTTAAACCCTATTGATTTCAAGAGGAGACTTGGCAAATTCAAGGCCACTGATTCACCTCTTCCA ACCGTTCCAGGTTATGATGTTGCTGGTGTGGTAGTTAAAGTGGGTAGCCAAGTAAAGGGCCTTAAAGGAGGAGATGAAGTATACGGGGATATCAATGAGAAACCATTAGAAGGACCTAAACAGTTTGGGTCACTGGCAGAATATACTGCTGTGGAGGAGAAGCTATTGGCTCTGAAACCCAAGGGCATTGATTTCGTTCAGGCTGCGGCTCTTCCTCTTGCAATAGAAACAGCCTATGAAGGCCTGGAAAGGGCTGGATTTTCTGCTGGCAAATCCATCCTTGTTTTAGGAGGTGCTGGTGGTGTTGGATCCTTCGTTATTCAG CTGGCAAAACATGTCTTTGGTGCTTCGAAAGTAGCAGCTACTTCTAGCACTGGAAAATTGGAATTGCTTAGAAGCCTGGGTGCTGATTTGGCAATTGACTATACCAAGGAGAACTTTGAAGACCTACCAGAGAAATTCGACGTGGTTTATGATGCAGTTG GGCAGGGTGAGAAGGCAGCAAAGGCAGTGAAGGAAGGGGGCAATGTGGTGTTCCTAACTGGTGCTGTCGTGCCTCCGGGCTTCAGATTTGTGGTGACTTCTAATGGTGGAACTTTGACAAAACTCAATGCATTCCTTGAGAGTGGACAAGTGAAACCAGTAGTGGATCCCAAAGGACCATTCGCGTTTTCAAAGGTTGTTGAAGCTTTCTCTTACCTTGAAACAAACCGAGCTACAGGAAAGGTAGTAATACATCCAATTCCATGA
- the LOC113718637 gene encoding uncharacterized protein: MTAASQLDGPNGPRLPNLSELANGALERPPPQLDSYSYKETTIKSPINTALQDNTRWRKLWKHFTGSLDFDASDTLRLIAHLEKDRVTEARRYRDWVDQVLVSHEGSSLKGLRIAFVLGKSNVAALNKWLYLAIVKRVQRLELDLSSADGCVGCTDSSFTFPSWLLHINFLDFTNFDRLTSLCLKSISITEDDLAYFLSKCSLLEQLTVENAAYLHKVRVAARQSLKLKHLEIRYCLKLEDVEVSARSVASFKYAGPMININVPESSSISLAVEYCEMLFVKFPRIWSFSGLQQLELNLRMMVSLLPFIILNFAIVYLFFGHIA, encoded by the exons ATGACCGCCGCCTCCCAACTGGATGGGCCTAATGGGCCGCGGCTCCCGAACCTTTCGGAGCTAGCCAATGGAGCCCTAGAAAGACCCCCTCCCCAACTGGACTCCTACTCCTATAAGGAAACTACTATCAAAAGCCCTATAAATACAGCACTACAAGACAACACAAG ATGGAGGAAACTGTGGAAACATTTCACCGGTAGTTTGGACTTTGATGCTTCAGACACACTAAGGCTCATTGCCCATTTGGAAAAAGACCGCGTAACCGAAGCACGAAGGTATCGAGATTGGGTAGATCAAGTGTTGGTTTCACACGAGGGTTCATCATTGAAAGGATTAAGAATTGCTTTCGTGTTGGGCAAGTCTAATGTAGCTGCTCTGAATAAATGGCTCTACTTGGCCATTGTGAAAAGGGTTCAAAGACTTGAACTGGATTTGTCTTCGGCTGACGGATGTGTCGGCTGTACTGATAGTTCTTTCACCTTCCCATCTTGGTTATTGCATATTAACTTTCTTGACTTTACGAACTTCGACAGGCTAACTTCCTTGTGCTTGAAATCTATTTCCATTACTGAAGATGATCTTGCATACTTCTTATCGAAGTGTTCATTGCTCGAGCAATTAACGGTTGAAAATGCTGCATATTTGCACAAAGTCAGAGTTGCTGCTCGTCAATCACTCAAGTTGAAGCACTTGGAGATCAGATACTGTTTGAAGTTGGAGGATGTTGAGGTTTCAGCCAGGAGTGTTGCTTCTTTTAAATATGCTGGCCCCATGATTAACATAAACGTTCCAGAATCCTCTTCAATTTCCCTTGCGGTTGAATACtgtgaaatgttatttgtgaaGTTTCCTAGAATCTGGTCTTTCTCAGGTCTCCAGCAACTAGAATTGAATCTGAGGATGATGGTCAGTTTACTTCCATTTATCATCTTGAATTTTGCAATTGTTTACTTGTTTTTTGGTCACATTGCTTAA